In Ignavibacteriales bacterium, the following are encoded in one genomic region:
- a CDS encoding DUF1572 family protein produces the protein MNELAQYYLEDAVKKFRELKSLGDKAFSHIKDEDFFFTPDEETNSIAIIIRHLSGNMLSRWTDFLTSDGEKEWRNRDEEFEQLFYTDKDDIIDRWEKGWKCVFDALGSLTPNDLMKKIKIRGEDHYVVEAINRQLSHYAYHLGQIIYMAKYLAKDNWGSLSVPRGGSKDFNDRMKKEHGEF, from the coding sequence ATGAACGAACTCGCACAATATTACCTCGAAGACGCGGTAAAAAAATTCCGCGAACTCAAATCCCTCGGCGATAAAGCATTCTCACATATAAAAGACGAAGACTTCTTCTTCACTCCCGACGAAGAGACCAACTCTATCGCGATAATCATACGCCACCTGAGCGGTAATATGCTCTCGCGCTGGACGGACTTCCTCACCTCCGACGGTGAAAAAGAATGGCGCAACCGGGACGAAGAATTCGAACAGCTCTTCTACACCGATAAAGACGATATAATAGACAGGTGGGAAAAAGGATGGAAGTGTGTCTTCGACGCCCTCGGATCTCTCACACCAAATGACCTCATGAAGAAAATAAAGATACGCGGTGAAGACCACTACGTAGTCGAAGCCATCAACCGCCAGCTCTCACACTACGCCTATCACCTCGGACAGATAATCTACATGGCAAAATACCTCGCCAAAGACAACTGGGGATCGCTCTCCGTCCCCCGCGGAGGCTCCAAAGATTTCAATGACAGGATGAAGAAAGAGCATGGAGAATTTTAG
- a CDS encoding T9SS type A sorting domain-containing protein: MKKLVLLVFVLFFFSPNLYPQWMRTNGPEGISIRTLTTLKSTIFAGTEVNGTYSSTDDGLTWTPVNSGIENLRVSSLAYKSGNLFAGTFGKGVYHSTDHGNTWTAPLNGNDLAVTSMVINGQYVFAGAITNGVYRSSDDGATWDNVLPGQTTSIQSMCVNGGNIFAASSNYTFKSTNNGDNWSIVHDLDGAALFTMYSAGNMIIAGGRNKVYRTMNGGDNWETISVSFPGSLVNIYDIAESGGMLFAATSSFGVYSSSDNGSTWAPTNQGMGPTQDVRALTVTSSSTLLAGLHYIGIYRSEDNGASWDKSNSGFTAGSTMASMLASGSYVYAGTRGDGIYRSGDNGDNWVKLMGDNDTVNYSHVNVMCEKDEVIFASMRINFYATIYKSTDEGLTWIRSGNGLPPGLPFVFSLAKSGGNLIAGTYLGVYYSPDDGLNWYSTNLNFSVIEAVAAGANNVAYATVPEVGLYRSIDNGVTWTPSLLSPGVDFVTLEAIDNYAYAGAFFNGTRYTNDYGNSWFYGSGFPFEASVFAMNAFGNGLVVVGTDVEQSWTYISQDHGINYTPFGEGLSPTASVEAFAVNDTYIFGGSDHNGVWRRLRPDVVGISGQQNSLPERFLLSQNYPNPFNPSTRIAYELPGNSRVSLTVYDVLGRSVINLVNKEQTAGRYSVVWDGRNSNGNLVNSGVYFYRLDAGSFTETKRMVLVK; this comes from the coding sequence ATGAAAAAGCTCGTTTTACTAGTTTTTGTGTTGTTCTTTTTCTCGCCCAACTTATACCCTCAATGGATGCGAACTAACGGACCGGAAGGAATTTCTATCCGTACACTTACGACGTTAAAATCCACAATTTTTGCCGGAACTGAAGTAAACGGCACCTATTCATCTACCGACGACGGGCTTACGTGGACGCCTGTCAATTCCGGAATAGAAAACCTGCGTGTAAGCAGTCTTGCTTACAAGTCGGGCAACCTCTTTGCGGGAACATTCGGCAAAGGTGTTTACCATTCAACCGACCATGGAAATACATGGACAGCGCCTTTGAACGGAAATGATCTTGCCGTAACTTCAATGGTAATAAACGGACAGTATGTATTTGCCGGCGCTATCACAAATGGCGTATACCGGTCTTCCGATGACGGAGCAACATGGGATAATGTGCTTCCCGGACAGACCACAAGCATTCAATCTATGTGTGTAAACGGAGGTAACATATTCGCCGCATCATCCAACTACACATTTAAGTCAACAAACAATGGTGATAACTGGAGTATAGTTCACGACCTCGACGGTGCGGCATTATTTACAATGTATTCTGCCGGAAATATGATCATAGCCGGAGGCAGGAATAAGGTTTACCGGACTATGAATGGCGGCGATAACTGGGAAACGATAAGCGTTTCTTTCCCGGGGTCGCTTGTAAATATCTACGATATAGCAGAGTCAGGCGGAATGCTCTTTGCTGCCACATCCAGTTTCGGTGTTTATTCATCTTCAGATAACGGTAGTACGTGGGCGCCAACAAACCAGGGCATGGGACCAACGCAGGATGTAAGAGCGCTGACGGTCACCAGCTCATCCACGCTATTGGCAGGACTTCATTATATAGGTATTTACAGGTCCGAGGATAATGGCGCAAGCTGGGATAAATCCAATTCGGGATTTACAGCCGGCTCCACAATGGCAAGTATGCTGGCAAGCGGATCATATGTGTATGCCGGAACCCGTGGTGACGGTATATATAGAAGCGGTGATAACGGAGATAATTGGGTCAAACTTATGGGAGATAATGACACAGTTAATTATTCTCATGTGAATGTAATGTGTGAAAAAGATGAAGTGATCTTTGCTTCAATGAGAATAAATTTCTATGCTACTATATATAAGTCCACCGATGAAGGCTTGACATGGATCCGCAGCGGAAACGGTCTTCCTCCCGGGCTTCCATTTGTATTCAGCCTGGCAAAAAGCGGAGGAAACTTAATTGCCGGAACTTACCTGGGTGTGTATTATTCACCGGATGACGGTTTAAACTGGTACTCGACGAATCTCAACTTCAGCGTAATAGAGGCTGTCGCAGCAGGCGCGAATAACGTTGCCTATGCAACAGTGCCTGAGGTAGGTCTCTACAGGTCGATCGATAATGGTGTAACATGGACCCCCAGCCTTTTGAGTCCGGGAGTAGATTTCGTTACACTGGAGGCGATCGATAATTACGCGTATGCCGGAGCATTCTTTAACGGTACCAGATACACCAATGATTATGGAAACTCATGGTTCTATGGAAGCGGTTTTCCGTTCGAGGCATCGGTCTTTGCAATGAATGCATTTGGCAATGGACTGGTAGTTGTCGGAACGGATGTCGAACAATCCTGGACTTACATCTCGCAGGATCATGGTATCAATTACACTCCATTCGGAGAAGGTCTTTCCCCGACGGCATCTGTGGAGGCATTTGCCGTAAACGATACTTATATCTTTGGCGGGTCGGATCATAACGGAGTCTGGAGAAGATTGAGACCTGATGTAGTCGGTATATCGGGTCAGCAGAACAGTCTTCCGGAGAGATTTCTCCTGAGCCAGAATTATCCAAATCCATTTAACCCGTCCACAAGGATAGCTTATGAGCTCCCGGGCAATAGCCGTGTTAGTCTTACGGTATATGACGTGCTCGGACGAAGCGTTATCAATCTTGTGAACAAAGAACAAACTGCGGGACGATATAGTGTAGTCTGGGACGGCAGAAACTCAAACGGTAATCTCGTAAACAGCGGGGTTTATTTTTACCGGCTGGATGCGGGAAGCTTTACCGAAACAAAAAGAATGGTCCTTGTAAAATAA
- a CDS encoding vitamin B12-dependent ribonucleotide reductase: protein MKINRVFTVNSEHAKDTIDFEKRSSVIRNPDGSIVFEMNDILIPKHWSQVATDIIAQKYFRKAGVPKHLKKVEEEGVPEWLQRSEPDEEKLSELDNEDRYGSETDSAQVFNRLAGCWTYWGWKHNYFNTEEDAKNFYDEMFYMLAMQFSAPNSPQWFNTGLNWAYGIKGPAQGHLYVDAETGELKRSEDAYTHPQPHACFIQSVSDDLVNEGGIMDLWVREARLFKYGSGTGSNFSAIRGDSEPLSGGGKSSGLMSFLKIGDRSAGAIKSGGTTRRAAKMVTLDMDHPDIEEYINWKVKEEQKVAALVAGSKSLNVHLNRIMKACHAGHPENDLFDRKKNKQLAAAIAEAKKAHIPVNYIERVVQLAKLGHKEIHVPVYNTDWNSEAYATVSGQNSNNSIRATNGFMEAVQNDEDWNLYWRVELEKAEAEKRDPKPYKIIPAKELWDQIAFSAWACADPGIQFHTTINEWHTCPAGGEIKASNPCSEYMFLDDTACNLASLNLVKFYDDDSEEFQIDKFRHATRLWTVVLELSVLMAQFPSKEIAQLSYEYRTLGLGYANMGALLMRKGIPYDSNDALAITGAITAILHMTSYATSAEMAKELGAFPRYEDNKENMLRVVRNHRRAAYNLAEKDYEGLTIFPMGIDKRYCPEELLKAARDASDLALELGDKYGYRNAQVTVIAPTGTIGLLMDCDTTGVEPDFALVKFKKLAGGGYFKIINESVPPALKKLGYNEKEIDDIVKYTKGHGTLVDCPHINAGTLLEKGFTKEIIKQIEKSLPSVFDINFAFNKWSLGAGFCKNVLGFSEDMLDDPNFNILTALGFSREQVEEANDYVCGAMTVEGAPHLKEEHYAVFDCANKCGKKGSRYIKAGAHIRLMAAAQSFISGAISKTINLPNEASVEDMKTAYMMSWNLCLKANALYRDGSKLSQPLNSITDDGDYDDEVMEIAEEIVKNNNDIVKVAEKIIHRYIAKRRKLPFRRKGYTQKAKIGNHSVYIRTGEYENGQLGEIFIDMHREGAAFRSLMNCFAISISLGLQHGVPLEEFIDAFVYTRFEPNGIVMGNDKIKMSTSIIDYIFRELAVTYLGRTDLAHFTDEAKLNKGIDILSISGSKSSDVEEDFDEEEVYSEKIVDEIPMSQVNDDPELHIKNMEPDSPEVKIKPIAKKTAVSQNGTNGMSKSEEAKLKGYTGDICTECGSNTMVRNGTCLKCVTCGGTSGCS, encoded by the coding sequence ATGAAAATTAATAGGGTATTCACAGTAAATAGTGAGCACGCTAAGGACACGATTGACTTTGAAAAGAGATCATCCGTTATACGCAACCCCGACGGCTCTATTGTTTTCGAGATGAATGACATACTCATCCCCAAGCATTGGTCGCAAGTAGCCACCGACATCATCGCACAGAAGTACTTCCGCAAAGCCGGAGTCCCAAAGCACCTAAAGAAAGTCGAAGAAGAGGGAGTTCCCGAATGGCTTCAGAGGTCTGAGCCGGACGAGGAGAAGTTGTCCGAGCTCGATAACGAAGACAGGTACGGATCGGAGACCGATTCCGCGCAGGTATTTAACCGCCTGGCAGGATGCTGGACGTACTGGGGCTGGAAGCACAATTACTTTAACACAGAAGAGGACGCAAAGAACTTTTACGACGAGATGTTTTACATGCTCGCGATGCAGTTCTCCGCCCCGAATTCACCTCAATGGTTCAATACAGGATTGAACTGGGCTTATGGAATCAAAGGTCCGGCGCAGGGACATCTGTATGTGGACGCAGAGACAGGTGAACTGAAAAGATCAGAGGACGCTTACACACATCCGCAGCCACACGCATGCTTCATACAATCGGTCAGCGATGACCTGGTGAATGAAGGCGGTATAATGGACCTGTGGGTGAGGGAAGCAAGGTTATTCAAATACGGTTCCGGTACGGGATCGAATTTTTCTGCAATAAGAGGAGACAGTGAACCCCTTAGCGGCGGCGGTAAGTCGTCCGGTTTAATGTCGTTCCTGAAAATAGGAGACAGGAGCGCGGGGGCAATAAAATCCGGCGGTACAACAAGACGTGCTGCAAAGATGGTCACTCTCGACATGGACCATCCGGATATAGAAGAGTATATTAACTGGAAGGTGAAGGAAGAGCAAAAGGTAGCGGCACTCGTAGCCGGCTCAAAGTCTCTAAACGTGCACCTTAACAGGATAATGAAAGCCTGTCACGCGGGTCATCCCGAAAACGACCTTTTCGACAGGAAGAAGAACAAGCAATTGGCGGCAGCCATCGCCGAGGCTAAAAAAGCTCATATTCCCGTAAACTATATAGAGAGAGTGGTTCAGCTTGCTAAGCTGGGTCATAAGGAGATTCATGTTCCCGTCTATAATACAGACTGGAACTCGGAAGCCTATGCTACCGTGTCGGGTCAGAACTCGAATAACAGCATAAGAGCAACCAACGGGTTTATGGAGGCAGTCCAGAACGATGAGGACTGGAACCTCTATTGGAGAGTAGAGCTTGAAAAAGCCGAAGCCGAAAAGCGGGATCCAAAGCCGTACAAGATTATCCCCGCAAAGGAATTATGGGACCAGATAGCGTTTAGCGCGTGGGCATGCGCAGACCCGGGAATACAGTTCCACACTACTATTAATGAGTGGCATACATGCCCGGCAGGCGGAGAAATTAAAGCATCGAATCCGTGTTCGGAATACATGTTCCTGGATGATACCGCGTGTAACCTTGCATCGCTGAACCTGGTGAAATTTTATGACGACGATTCGGAAGAGTTCCAGATAGACAAATTCCGTCATGCGACGAGGCTATGGACGGTAGTGCTCGAGCTCAGCGTACTCATGGCGCAATTTCCAAGCAAGGAGATCGCACAGCTTTCATACGAGTACAGGACGCTCGGACTTGGCTACGCGAACATGGGCGCTCTATTAATGAGGAAAGGTATTCCTTATGATTCCAATGACGCTCTCGCGATAACGGGCGCAATAACGGCGATACTCCACATGACATCTTATGCTACTTCTGCTGAGATGGCTAAGGAGCTTGGCGCATTCCCGAGATACGAGGATAATAAAGAGAACATGCTGAGGGTAGTGAGAAATCACAGACGCGCGGCATATAATCTCGCAGAGAAAGATTACGAAGGATTGACAATATTCCCGATGGGAATAGACAAAAGATACTGTCCGGAAGAACTGCTAAAGGCGGCAAGGGACGCATCAGACCTCGCTCTTGAACTGGGCGATAAGTACGGCTACAGGAATGCGCAGGTTACGGTGATTGCTCCTACGGGAACAATCGGTCTGTTAATGGACTGCGATACTACGGGTGTCGAACCGGACTTCGCGCTGGTGAAATTCAAAAAGCTGGCAGGCGGCGGATATTTTAAGATCATCAACGAATCCGTACCTCCCGCACTGAAGAAGCTGGGCTACAATGAAAAAGAGATCGACGACATTGTAAAATATACAAAAGGACACGGAACACTGGTAGACTGTCCGCACATTAACGCAGGCACTCTGCTGGAAAAAGGATTTACGAAGGAAATAATAAAGCAGATAGAAAAATCACTTCCGTCTGTATTCGATATAAATTTCGCATTCAATAAGTGGTCGCTCGGCGCAGGATTCTGCAAGAACGTGCTCGGATTCTCCGAGGACATGCTGGACGATCCTAACTTCAACATACTGACAGCGCTGGGATTCAGCAGGGAGCAGGTGGAGGAAGCCAACGATTACGTGTGCGGTGCAATGACCGTCGAAGGCGCCCCTCATTTAAAAGAGGAGCACTACGCGGTATTCGACTGCGCGAACAAATGCGGTAAGAAAGGTTCGAGATATATCAAAGCCGGCGCACACATCAGGCTTATGGCGGCGGCTCAGTCATTTATCTCAGGCGCAATATCCAAGACCATTAACCTGCCTAATGAGGCATCGGTCGAGGATATGAAGACTGCTTACATGATGTCATGGAACCTGTGCCTGAAGGCAAACGCGCTCTACAGGGACGGCTCTAAGCTGTCACAGCCGTTGAATTCGATAACCGATGACGGTGATTACGACGATGAAGTAATGGAAATAGCGGAAGAGATCGTTAAAAATAACAACGACATAGTAAAAGTTGCAGAGAAGATAATTCACAGGTACATCGCAAAGAGAAGGAAACTTCCATTCAGAAGGAAAGGATATACGCAGAAAGCAAAGATCGGAAACCATTCTGTTTATATCAGGACGGGTGAATACGAGAACGGACAGCTGGGAGAGATATTCATTGACATGCACAGGGAAGGCGCGGCATTCAGGAGTTTGATGAACTGCTTCGCTATCTCGATATCGCTGGGTCTACAGCACGGCGTACCGTTAGAGGAATTCATAGACGCCTTCGTTTACACCAGGTTCGAGCCGAACGGTATTGTAATGGGCAATGACAAGATAAAGATGTCGACTTCCATCATTGATTATATATTCAGGGAGTTGGCTGTAACATATCTCGGAAGAACCGACCTTGCTCATTTTACCGATGAAGCAAAGCTCAACAAAGGAATAGATATTCTTTCGATATCCGGAAGCAAGAGCTCCGACGTGGAAGAGGACTTCGATGAAGAAGAAGTTTACAGCGAGAAGATAGTAGATGAGATACCGATGAGCCAGGTGAATGACGACCCCGAGCTTCATATCAAAAATATGGAACCGGATTCACCTGAAGTAAAGATAAAACCTATTGCAAAAAAGACAGCAGTTTCACAAAACGGTACGAATGGAATGTCCAAGTCAGAAGAAGCCAAGCTCAAAGGTTATACCGGTGACATCTGTACGGAGTGCGGAAGCAACACAATGGTAAGGAACGGAACGTGCCTTAAATGTGTGACATGCGGCGGTACAAGCGGCTGCTCATAA
- the recA gene encoding recombinase RecA, giving the protein MADDNNLKKKSLEMAIEQIEKEHGKGSVMRLGDQPVRKIDSISTGSISLDAALGVGGVPRGRIIEIYGPESSGKTTICLHIISEAQKKGGMAAFIDTEHALDTSYAQKLGVDVSNLLISQPEYGEQALEICETLVRSNALDVIIVDSVAALTPRAEIEGEMGDSMMGMQARLMSQALRKLTAAVAKSKVVLIFTNQLRDKIGVMFGSPETTTGGKALKFYASVRMDIRRIGQIKDGTETIGNRTRIKVVKNKVAPPFREVEFDIMYNEGVSRSGDLIDLAVTKEIIKKGGAWFTYEDYRVQGRDGLKKLLEDTPELFEEILSKVKEAMGILPEPSTNGVHKEEKKEEKKETKAKEKAEANG; this is encoded by the coding sequence ATGGCAGACGACAACAACCTAAAAAAGAAGTCCCTCGAAATGGCGATCGAGCAGATCGAGAAAGAACACGGAAAAGGTTCCGTAATGAGATTAGGCGATCAACCGGTAAGAAAGATAGACTCGATCTCGACCGGCTCAATTTCCCTGGATGCCGCCTTAGGAGTAGGCGGTGTCCCGAGGGGCAGAATAATAGAAATATACGGTCCGGAGTCTTCCGGTAAAACCACGATTTGTCTCCACATAATCTCCGAGGCTCAGAAGAAGGGGGGAATGGCTGCATTCATAGACACCGAGCATGCTCTTGACACATCCTACGCTCAAAAGCTTGGTGTGGATGTAAGCAACCTCCTTATTTCTCAGCCGGAATACGGTGAACAGGCGCTCGAGATCTGCGAAACGCTGGTGAGAAGCAACGCACTCGACGTGATCATAGTTGACTCTGTAGCCGCGCTCACACCGCGAGCAGAGATAGAGGGTGAAATGGGAGACTCGATGATGGGTATGCAGGCGAGGCTTATGTCACAGGCATTGAGGAAACTCACAGCCGCTGTAGCAAAATCAAAAGTCGTTCTGATATTTACCAATCAATTAAGAGATAAGATCGGCGTGATGTTCGGAAGCCCGGAAACGACAACGGGCGGTAAGGCGCTGAAATTCTATGCATCGGTTAGAATGGATATAAGAAGGATCGGGCAGATAAAGGACGGCACAGAGACTATAGGAAACAGGACAAGAATAAAAGTTGTAAAGAACAAGGTTGCGCCTCCGTTCAGGGAGGTGGAATTTGACATTATGTATAACGAGGGTGTATCCAGGTCCGGTGACCTTATAGATCTGGCTGTTACCAAGGAAATAATAAAGAAGGGCGGAGCATGGTTTACTTATGAAGATTACAGGGTACAGGGCAGAGACGGACTGAAGAAGCTTCTCGAGGACACACCGGAGCTTTTCGAAGAGATATTATCTAAGGTGAAGGAAGCCATGGGTATCCTCCCTGAGCCAAGCACTAATGGTGTCCATAAAGAGGAAAAGAAAGAAGAGAAGAAGGAAACCAAAGCTAAAGAGAAAGCTGAAGCAAACGGGTAA
- a CDS encoding RecX family transcriptional regulator: MKITGIEQQRKDKNRYNFYVDGEYMFALYDDTILKYGLRRGDMLEARQIKEMKDYDSYNYAKKVAYNYLSYRQRSRREISRKLKTKKIPDRTIDKVIKWLEELKYINDEEFAKQLIENKVARKPIGRKMVEKKLFQSGIDKETIVKTITENYSPEMELQKAEELLKKYVKKVKYKDEFDKRNKCFKYLASRGFEYDTVEQIINMHCK; this comes from the coding sequence ATGAAGATAACAGGTATAGAACAGCAAAGGAAGGATAAGAACCGCTACAATTTTTATGTGGATGGGGAGTATATGTTCGCCCTGTATGATGATACGATATTAAAATACGGGCTCAGGCGCGGTGATATGCTCGAGGCCAGGCAGATCAAAGAAATGAAGGACTATGATTCGTATAATTACGCGAAGAAGGTAGCATATAATTATCTTTCTTACAGGCAGAGAAGCAGGAGAGAGATAAGCAGGAAACTTAAAACGAAGAAGATTCCCGATAGGACGATCGACAAAGTAATAAAGTGGCTTGAGGAGCTAAAGTATATTAATGATGAGGAGTTCGCAAAACAGCTTATCGAGAACAAAGTTGCCAGAAAGCCAATAGGCAGGAAGATGGTCGAGAAGAAGCTATTCCAGAGCGGGATAGATAAGGAGACGATAGTAAAGACGATCACCGAAAATTATTCACCTGAAATGGAGCTTCAAAAGGCGGAGGAGCTGTTGAAGAAATACGTGAAAAAAGTTAAGTATAAAGATGAATTTGATAAGCGGAATAAGTGTTTTAAATATTTAGCTTCGAGGGGATTTGAGTATGATACCGTGGAACAAATAATCAATATGCATTGTAAGTAA
- a CDS encoding DUF4920 domain-containing protein yields the protein MKDLVKVFFAFVLAVMMSTSVNAQNHDMKMNKSSDDDPVGTETKEGMLYGQDFDGSSAVEFTEVIASAEKYNGQEITVKGYVSEVCTMMGCWMVISEGDNSVRVVTQHEFFVPKGNAGKNALITGKFVVKEFSEEEEQHYNEESANPKDEITKKDKTYEIEATGVKFVD from the coding sequence ATGAAAGATTTAGTAAAGGTATTCTTTGCTTTTGTGCTGGCAGTTATGATGAGCACAAGTGTAAACGCTCAGAACCATGACATGAAAATGAATAAATCTTCCGATGATGATCCTGTAGGCACGGAAACCAAAGAAGGAATGCTTTATGGGCAGGACTTCGATGGCAGTTCAGCCGTAGAGTTTACTGAAGTGATCGCCAGCGCAGAAAAGTACAATGGACAGGAGATAACCGTAAAGGGATATGTTTCCGAGGTATGCACGATGATGGGATGCTGGATGGTAATCTCCGAAGGAGACAATAGTGTAAGGGTCGTAACACAGCATGAGTTCTTTGTTCCTAAGGGAAACGCCGGGAAGAACGCTTTAATTACAGGTAAATTCGTAGTTAAAGAATTTTCCGAGGAAGAAGAACAGCACTATAATGAAGAATCAGCAAATCCTAAGGACGAGATAACGAAAAAGGATAAGACTTACGAAATAGAGGCTACAGGCGTTAAATTTGTGGATTAA
- a CDS encoding quinone-dependent dihydroorotate dehydrogenase translates to MYAIIRSILFSFDAEKVHNLTMWFMSRMTFLYPLFRMLYNPGETGPIEIAGLKFRNKLGLAAGLDKNAVAVRAWEALGFSHVEVGTVTPLPQPGNDKPRIFRLRKDNALINRLGFNNVGAEKLRENILSARRKLDKDFIIGVNIGKNKTTPLENAKDDYIKCMHILFDVADYFTINISSPNTEQLRELHKEEHLDELLAQLMNLNRELAGKYVVAEKPIFLKIAPDLEDDGIDDVYRLAYKSGLTGIIATNTTIARDGLTSGINESGGLSGQPLKRKADAVLKKLNELNLQNEKGKMVLIGVGGVFGRDDFDDKMRNGAGLVQIYTGFIYRGPGIIKKILN, encoded by the coding sequence ATGTACGCGATAATAAGATCCATATTATTTTCTTTTGATGCCGAGAAGGTCCACAATCTCACGATGTGGTTCATGTCACGCATGACATTTTTATACCCGTTATTCCGGATGCTCTATAATCCGGGGGAAACAGGACCTATCGAAATTGCCGGATTAAAATTCCGTAACAAGCTCGGTCTCGCCGCCGGTCTCGATAAGAACGCTGTCGCGGTTAGAGCGTGGGAAGCGCTCGGCTTCTCGCACGTGGAGGTTGGCACTGTTACACCGCTCCCACAACCCGGGAACGACAAGCCCCGTATTTTCCGCCTTAGAAAAGACAATGCCCTGATCAACCGCCTCGGCTTTAATAACGTTGGAGCGGAAAAGCTCAGAGAAAATATCCTCTCTGCCCGGAGAAAACTTGACAAAGATTTCATCATCGGCGTAAACATTGGCAAGAACAAGACCACTCCGCTGGAAAATGCCAAGGACGATTACATTAAATGCATGCACATATTATTTGATGTTGCGGACTACTTTACTATTAACATCTCCTCACCGAACACCGAGCAATTGAGAGAGCTCCATAAAGAAGAGCATCTCGATGAACTCCTTGCGCAATTAATGAATCTCAACAGGGAATTAGCCGGCAAGTATGTCGTTGCTGAAAAACCCATCTTCCTGAAGATCGCACCTGATCTGGAAGACGATGGCATAGATGATGTGTATAGGCTTGCATATAAGAGCGGACTTACAGGGATAATCGCGACCAATACGACCATCGCACGTGACGGTCTTACCTCCGGAATAAACGAATCGGGGGGGTTAAGCGGACAGCCCTTAAAAAGAAAAGCCGATGCCGTATTAAAAAAATTAAATGAATTGAATTTACAAAATGAAAAAGGCAAAATGGTACTGATCGGCGTGGGAGGAGTTTTCGGCAGAGATGATTTCGATGATAAGATGCGAAACGGTGCCGGTCTGGTGCAGATCTATACAGGATTTATTTATAGAGGTCCCGGAATAATCAAAAAAATATTAAACTAA
- a CDS encoding rhomboid family intramembrane serine protease, whose translation MGINLTDAPVTLTLCFANVSISLWALYSNPIYFERFAEWPYQIVHQHRYYQMVTSAFLHANFMHLFFNMFALFTFGVTLEGFFNEVYGGLEGSLYFFLIYMISLLTGSVLTILLKRNDPTYVAVGASGAVSGIVFSYIIFDPTSQIYVLFVPMPAYLFAVLWIGFSLYGMKTRLGNIGHEAHLGGAVGGVIATFILIKGAFDLFLSYFTG comes from the coding sequence TTGGGAATAAACTTAACTGACGCCCCGGTAACACTCACATTGTGTTTTGCTAACGTCTCCATTTCGCTATGGGCGCTGTATTCAAATCCTATCTACTTCGAGCGGTTCGCCGAGTGGCCCTACCAGATAGTTCACCAGCATAGGTACTACCAGATGGTGACGTCTGCATTCCTTCATGCCAATTTCATGCACTTATTTTTTAATATGTTCGCGTTGTTTACATTTGGAGTTACGCTTGAAGGATTCTTTAACGAAGTGTACGGCGGACTGGAGGGGAGCCTCTACTTCTTTTTAATCTATATGATCAGTCTTCTCACCGGTTCGGTACTCACCATACTCCTGAAAAGGAATGACCCGACATATGTGGCAGTTGGCGCGTCGGGAGCGGTTTCGGGAATTGTTTTCTCATATATAATCTTCGATCCAACAAGCCAGATATATGTATTGTTCGTACCTATGCCTGCATACCTGTTTGCGGTTTTATGGATCGGATTTTCGCTGTATGGAATGAAGACCCGTCTCGGAAATATCGGGCATGAAGCCCACCTTGGGGGAGCGGTGGGGGGAGTGATCGCTACTTTTATACTTATTAAAGGCGCGTTTGATCTGTTCTTGAGTTACTTCACAGGCTGA